ATTGGGAACCTGACGACTGGCGATGCTCAGAGCCCCTTGCAGTGCAGCGTCGGCCATGTCCGACAGGGCCCGGCTGATTTCTGGCTCCGGCTCCAGGGGATCCTCAGATGCCAGGTCCCGGGCCATGACGGCAGCCAGCTGCAGCCGGTATTCGAACCGCAGTGCATCGGCATAGGCCACCAGCGGGGGCTCTGAGTCCGAATTTGTCTCCACCTTGTCCAAGGCGTCAAGAACCCGCTTCTGCCTGGTTTCCGCCATGCAGTCAGCAAGGTGGTCGGGGTCTTTGGCGGCCGCCTCTACCAACTCCGGCCGCGAGCGCATCAGTCGGCCCATGGCCTCCGAGGCCCCCAGCACCCTGATCAGTGACTGGGCCGCCTCTTGAATTTCCTGCAGGGATCCGGCCAGAAAGCCCGGCCGGTCTCCCTGCGGAAACTGCTCCAGAATTCGTATCAGCCCAGCAAGGGCTTCGTCAGGATCACAGGCCTGGTCGAGGCTCTGGACCAGGGTTTGTTCCAGCTCCTGATCGTCAACCAGACGGGCAAGCCGATCCAGCCGGAACCGGGCCTTGTCCAGGTCGTGCAACCCAAGGTGTATCAGGGTCGAAGTGGTCGGTTGCGCCGGATCTTCCATGACTCATCCCCTGCCTTTGCTCAGGTTCCGCGACGACTCTGATGCCCCGAAACCGGTACAGGCATTATAGGGGTGACGGGTCGTCAGCCCCTGTGGCACTCCCGGAATACGCAGTATATGGTGAAGATCAGGTTGGGTCATGGAACTTGCTGCCTTCCCGCACCGCTTCAGTCAGAGAGAGGATACGATAGCCAATGCCGGCGGAGCATAGGCGACTCCGCCATTCGCATCGACAACGCAACGAATCCCGAAGTAGTGGTGCTGGGAGGTATCCTGAGCGCGACCTGGGACGTGTTTCCAAATCCCCATGGGGAGACTCTTCAACACAGGCTTTTCCCTGACACCATCGTTTCCATGGAGGTGCTCCCTGCCCGCCGTCCATTATCGATTCCGCTCTGTGGCGGCTATGATAGCTGTCTATAGCGTCCACGAACACATTGATGTGCGAACAAGTCCGCAGGTCGATCATCGTAGAGGAGCTGACCTGGAATGCATGAAATGCCGCCTTGTCCGTCATGCAGTCCGCCAAGGCGCTCAACTACATCAAACGCATGCGTACCAGGGCCGCGTCATTCTCCGGTCTGCCACGATTTGTTGGACGTTTTCGCGGTTTTCGCACGCATAGCAGTCATACACGGCGCCAGAAAGGCCTTACCCGGGCAATCATGTAGGAAGGAACCCTGGAATGCAGCTGACCGATACCCTCCTGACCATCGTCTGTGTCCTGATAGGACTGGCATGGGGACTGATATGCGGACTTCTGCCGAAGAAAAATGACCGACTGACCGATTCGCAGCAACGCTGGACACCGGTCCTACCCCTGGTCGGTGTCGGCCTGGTGGTGATGCTCATTCTGCTGGGGCATGATCTGGCCTCCTGGATAACCATCGGAGGGATGATCCTTGGGCTGTTGATTGGCATGATACCGCCGTTGCACAGAGCCGCGCTCAAAGCTCTGCCATGGCTGAGACCCCGCAATGACGATTGAGGACGAAGCGCAACTGAAAGTTGAGAACCACGCTCGCTCGATCATCAATGCGGGGCACAATACACCGCTTTTATTCCGTCAACTCTTATCACTGGAGGACTCTGAGTTGGCGCCCACCTGCCGGAAGAGGTGACGGACGTTGTGCCAGATGCGCCTGGTGACGCCGGAATGGTTCATGGAGTAAAGGTGGATGCCATCCACCCCATGGGCCACCAGGTCGGCGATCTGCTGTGAGGCGTATATGATGCCCGCCTCGCGCAGGCTGGCCCGGTCGTCGCCCCAACGTTCCAGGATGGACTCGACCGCAGCCGGGATCCGCGCCTTGCAGACCTCGCTCATGTGCCGTACCTGGCCCTCGTTGGTGATGGGCATGATGCCGGCCTCAATGGGCACCTGGATGCCGGCTGCCCGTGCCCGGTCCAAGAAGTCCAGAAAATCAGCATTGTCGTAGAAGAGTTGCGAAACCAGATGATCCACGCCGGAATCCACCTTGATTCGCAGATTCTCAATGTCCTCCTCGGGCGAGGCGGCCTCCGGATGGGTCTCAGGATAACAGGCCCCGTATATAGACAGGTTGGGCCGACGGGACCGGATGTAGGCGGCAAGGTCGCTGGCATGCTCGAAGACCCCGGCAGGCTCACGGCCCTCCACGCTGTCGCCTCGCAGGGCCAGCACCGCTGCCACACCTGCATCGTCGAACATGTCCAGTGCCTGGTCGATCACCTCGCGGTCCGCGTACTGGGCGGTCAAGTGCGCCACGGCAGGGATGCCGTACTCTGTATGGATGGTCTTGGCTATGCGGGCCGTGGCCGTGCGGTCCGAACGCCGGCCGGTCCCGTAGGTCACAGAGATGAAGTCGGGCATCAACCCTTCCAGTCCATCCAAGGTGTCATAGATGGTGCCCACCGGGGCATCGCGCTTGGGGGGAAAGACCTCCAGGGAAAAGATAGGCTCATGCATGATCCGACTCCTGACTGGACGATAGCTCCGCGCGCACCTGATGGGCGGCGGCCACCATGTGCTCCAGGCTGGGCCAGGTCTCCTTGTCCCCTCTGGTTTTCAATCCGCAGTCGGGGTTGATCCAGACCTTGGCCGCATCCAGCTTCTTCAGGATGGCGTGGATCCGGTCCACGATCTCCTCGGTGGAGGGGATGCGGGGCGAGTGGATGTCGTAGACTCCGGGGCCTGCCTCGGTCTCGAACTTGGCCTCCTGGATGGCATCCAGTACGGTCAGATCGGAGCGGGAGGCTTCGAAGGAGATCACATCGGCGTCCATGGCATCAATGTCCTTGATGATGTCGTTGAACTCCGAGTAGCACATGTGGGTGTGAATCTGGGTAGTGGGTTTGACCCCGGAATGGACCAGCCGGAAGGCGGGAATGGCCCAGTCCAGGTATCGGCTGTGCCAGTCGGAGCGCCTCAGCGGCAGCTTCTCGCGCAGGGCGGCCTCGTCGATCTGGATGATGCGGATGCCCGCAGCCTCCAGATCCAGGACCTCGTCACGGATGGCCAGGGCCAGTTGTCGGGTCTGCTGCTTGTGATCGATGTCCTCGCGGGGCCAGGACCAGTTGAGGATGGTCACCGGACCGGTCAGCATGCCCTTGACCACATGGTTGGTGCGGGACTGGGCGTACGAGGACCAGCGCACGGTGATGGGCCGGGCGCGGGAGATGTCCCCCCAGACGATGGGAGGCTTGACGCAGCGGGTGCCATAGGACTGGACCCAGGCATTCCGGGTGAACAGGTAGCCCTTGAGGTTCTGGCCGAAGTACTCGACCATGTCGTTGCGCTCGAACTCGCCGTGGACCAGAACGTCCAGGCCGATCTGCTCCTGGTGGTCGATGACCTGGTCGATCTTGCGGGCGATGAAGTCGTCGTAGTCCTCCTGGCTGATCTCCTTCTTGCGCAGGCGGGCCCGCTCGGCGCGGACCTCGGCGGTCTGGGGGAAGGAGCCGATGGTGGTGGTGGGCAGCAGGGGCAGACCCAGCTCCTGTGCCTGGATCCTCTGGCGCTCGGGCCGGGCCGGGGTGCGCACAAAGTCCTCGTCCTTAAGGCCGGCCAGGCGCTGCTGCACCTGGGGGTCGGGCTGGACGCGGCTGCCATCGAAGAGCTTCTGGTTATCGGCAAGGGCCTTGCTGGAGCGACGCTGGTCCTCATCGGCATCGGCCAGCCGGGCCAGGTCGTGCAGTTCGCCCAGCTTCTCCAGGGCGAAGGCGAAGTGGGGCCGCACGGTGTCGGCATCCAGCCCATCCTCGTCGGCCACGGTGTAGGGCACATGCAGGAGGGAACATGCGGTGGAAACCACCACGTTCGAGGTCACCTGGTGCAGGGCATCCAGAAGGCCCAGGCTGACCGCGTAGTCGTTGCGCCAGATGTTGCGTCCGTTGACCAGACCGGCGAAGATGGTGGTTCCCCCGGGCACGCCGTGCTCCTTGAGGGCCGCCAGATTCTCATCCCTGCCCTCGACCAGATCCAGACCGATCCCGTCGAAGCCCAGTTCAGCAAGCCGGTCGTAACAGTCGCCCACATGGCCGAAGTAGGTGTTGAGCAGAATACGGACCTTGCCTTGGTCACTCTCGCGGGCATTGAGGATTGGCTCATAAAGAGTTCCAAAGAGGTCCAGGTCGCCCTGTTCCTTGTCCAGAACCAGGTAGGGCTCGTCCAGCTGTACCCAGTCGGCGCCAAGGCTGATGAACC
The window above is part of the Bifidobacterium asteroides DSM 20089 genome. Proteins encoded here:
- the metF gene encoding methylenetetrahydrofolate reductase [NAD(P)H], which gives rise to MHEPIFSLEVFPPKRDAPVGTIYDTLDGLEGLMPDFISVTYGTGRRSDRTATARIAKTIHTEYGIPAVAHLTAQYADREVIDQALDMFDDAGVAAVLALRGDSVEGREPAGVFEHASDLAAYIRSRRPNLSIYGACYPETHPEAASPEEDIENLRIKVDSGVDHLVSQLFYDNADFLDFLDRARAAGIQVPIEAGIMPITNEGQVRHMSEVCKARIPAAVESILERWGDDRASLREAGIIYASQQIADLVAHGVDGIHLYSMNHSGVTRRIWHNVRHLFRQVGANSESSSDKS
- the metE gene encoding 5-methyltetrahydropteroyltriglutamate--homocysteine S-methyltransferase; the protein is MAAITSVSGFPRIGAHRELKRAIEGYWKGERNLEEVRRTAADLRSRHWQLQQKAGVDLIPVNDFSYYDQVLDSSILLGVVPERYRKLGLGPEDTLFAMGRGYQGEQGDVTALPMKKWFTTNYHYLVPEIDQNTKIALEGDKPFKEFQEAREQGIAAKPVLIGPYTFLKLARGPQGELLDPDPALVRDLAKAYATILERFISLGADWVQLDEPYLVLDKEQGDLDLFGTLYEPILNARESDQGKVRILLNTYFGHVGDCYDRLAELGFDGIGLDLVEGRDENLAALKEHGVPGGTTIFAGLVNGRNIWRNDYAVSLGLLDALHQVTSNVVVSTACSLLHVPYTVADEDGLDADTVRPHFAFALEKLGELHDLARLADADEDQRRSSKALADNQKLFDGSRVQPDPQVQQRLAGLKDEDFVRTPARPERQRIQAQELGLPLLPTTTIGSFPQTAEVRAERARLRKKEISQEDYDDFIARKIDQVIDHQEQIGLDVLVHGEFERNDMVEYFGQNLKGYLFTRNAWVQSYGTRCVKPPIVWGDISRARPITVRWSSYAQSRTNHVVKGMLTGPVTILNWSWPREDIDHKQQTRQLALAIRDEVLDLEAAGIRIIQIDEAALREKLPLRRSDWHSRYLDWAIPAFRLVHSGVKPTTQIHTHMCYSEFNDIIKDIDAMDADVISFEASRSDLTVLDAIQEAKFETEAGPGVYDIHSPRIPSTEEIVDRIHAILKKLDAAKVWINPDCGLKTRGDKETWPSLEHMVAAAHQVRAELSSSQESDHA